The following are from one region of the Lacinutrix sp. Bg11-31 genome:
- a CDS encoding pitrilysin family protein has protein sequence MKKSLFSLAALLLAGFAANAQEVKFEEYDLSNGMHVILHQDNTAPVVTTSVMYHVGAKDEQPDRTGMAHFFEHLLFEGTENIERGEWFKIVTSNGGSNNANTTDDRTYYYEVFPSNSLELGLWMESERLMHPIINQIGVDTQNEVVKEEKRLRVDNAPYGKFIEKIKLNIFKKHPYKGTTIGKMKHLDAASLEEFQAFNKKFYVPNNAVLVVAGDIDVASTKKMIEDYFGPIPRGEDIVRNFPKEDPITETIKAKAYDSNIQIPAIMAAYRTPAMTERDAYVLDMLSSYLSSGKTSKLYKKLVDDEKKALQVGAFSQSQEDYGTYILFGLPLGDNSLESLLAGIDEELVKVQNELMSERDYQKLQNKFENDFVNSNSSVSGIANSLARYYMLYDDVNLINNEINIYRSITREEIQAAAKKYLNPNQRVVLEYLPEVKEDN, from the coding sequence ATGAAAAAAAGTTTATTCTCGTTAGCAGCTTTGCTATTGGCTGGATTTGCAGCTAATGCGCAAGAAGTTAAATTTGAAGAGTACGATTTAAGTAACGGCATGCACGTTATTTTACATCAAGACAACACAGCTCCTGTTGTTACAACTTCAGTAATGTATCATGTTGGTGCAAAAGATGAACAACCAGACCGTACAGGTATGGCTCACTTTTTCGAACACCTTTTATTCGAAGGTACAGAAAATATCGAGCGTGGTGAATGGTTTAAAATTGTAACTTCTAATGGAGGAAGCAACAATGCCAATACTACAGATGATAGAACATATTACTACGAAGTGTTTCCTTCTAATAGTTTAGAATTAGGGTTATGGATGGAGTCTGAACGTTTAATGCATCCAATCATTAATCAAATTGGTGTAGACACACAAAATGAAGTTGTTAAAGAGGAAAAGCGTCTACGTGTTGATAATGCTCCATATGGTAAGTTTATTGAAAAAATAAAACTTAACATCTTTAAAAAACACCCTTACAAAGGAACAACTATTGGTAAAATGAAGCATTTAGATGCTGCATCTTTAGAAGAGTTTCAAGCTTTCAACAAAAAATTCTATGTACCAAATAATGCCGTTTTAGTTGTTGCTGGCGATATAGATGTTGCTTCAACAAAGAAAATGATTGAAGATTATTTTGGGCCTATTCCAAGAGGAGAAGATATTGTTAGAAATTTCCCAAAAGAAGATCCTATTACAGAAACTATTAAAGCTAAAGCTTACGATTCTAATATTCAGATTCCAGCAATTATGGCTGCTTACAGAACTCCTGCAATGACAGAGAGAGATGCTTATGTTTTAGATATGCTATCTAGCTATTTAAGTTCTGGTAAAACTTCAAAATTATATAAAAAACTTGTTGACGATGAAAAGAAGGCGCTTCAAGTTGGTGCTTTTAGCCAAAGTCAAGAAGATTACGGAACGTATATTTTATTTGGATTACCATTAGGAGATAATTCTTTAGAAAGCTTATTAGCTGGAATAGATGAAGAATTGGTAAAGGTTCAGAACGAATTAATGTCTGAAAGAGATTACCAAAAACTTCAAAATAAATTTGAAAACGATTTTGTAAACTCTAACTCTAGCGTGTCTGGTATTGCAAATTCTTTAGCACGTTACTATATGTTATATGACGATGTAAATTTAATTAATAACGAAATTAATATTTACAGATCTATTACTAGAGAAGAAATACAAGCGGCTGCAAAAAAATACTTAAACCCAAATCAACGTGTGGTTTTAGAGTATTTACCAGAAGTTAAAGAAGATAACTAG
- the rplU gene encoding 50S ribosomal protein L21: MYAIVEIAGHQFKIEKDQKVFVNRLASEEGETMSFDNVLLIADGDNITLGAPAIDGAQVSAKILKHLQGDKVIVFKKKRRKGYRVKNGHRQALTEIVIESIVASGAKPAKKAAPKKETKKAEPEVEAAQDLSKNTVAELRELAKTKGIEGISSMKKADLIAALS, from the coding sequence ATGTACGCAATTGTAGAGATAGCAGGGCATCAATTTAAAATTGAAAAAGACCAAAAAGTTTTTGTTAACCGTTTAGCATCAGAAGAAGGAGAGACTATGTCTTTCGATAATGTTCTTTTGATTGCAGATGGTGACAATATTACTTTAGGCGCCCCAGCTATAGATGGAGCACAAGTAAGTGCGAAAATCTTAAAGCACCTTCAAGGTGACAAAGTTATTGTTTTCAAAAAGAAAAGAAGAAAAGGTTACCGTGTTAAAAACGGTCACAGACAAGCCTTAACTGAAATCGTTATTGAGAGCATTGTAGCTTCAGGAGCTAAGCCAGCAAAAAAGGCTGCTCCAAAAAAAGAAACTAAAAAAGCTGAACCAGAAGTAGAAGCAGCTCAAGACCTAAGCAAAAATACAGTTGCTGAGTTAAGAGAACTTGCAAAAACTAAAGGTATTGAAGGTATTTCTTCAATGAAGAAAGCAGATTTAATTGCAGCATTAAGCTAA
- the rpmA gene encoding 50S ribosomal protein L27: MAHKKGVGSSKNGRESESKRLGVKIFGGQAAIAGNIILRQRGNTHHPGENVYQGKDHTLHAYVDGLVKFTKKRNNRSYVSIEPFEA; this comes from the coding sequence ATGGCTCATAAAAAAGGAGTTGGTAGTTCGAAGAATGGTAGAGAATCAGAATCAAAACGTTTAGGCGTTAAGATATTTGGTGGACAAGCTGCTATTGCTGGAAATATCATATTAAGACAACGTGGTAACACGCATCACCCAGGTGAAAACGTATACCAAGGAAAAGATCATACTTTACATGCATATGTAGATGGTCTTGTAAAATTTACAAAGAAAAGAAACAATAGATCTTATGTATCTATTGAGCCTTTCGAAGCTTAG
- a CDS encoding DUF1569 domain-containing protein, with the protein MSLNKVKSALNNLESHIENHNVSNPKVSKTNVAWHLDHSLKVINNVCIALQKSDPSLYKNNFSFLGKVFFTLGFFPRGKAKAPKHVKPPEVILKEDLISQMQQAKTNVDTIASLDKNAFFKHPLFGDVNTTRIYRFLALHTNHHLKIIEDILK; encoded by the coding sequence ATGAGTCTTAACAAAGTAAAAAGCGCGCTTAACAACTTAGAATCACATATCGAAAATCACAATGTATCTAACCCAAAAGTCTCTAAAACTAATGTTGCATGGCATTTAGACCACAGTCTAAAGGTTATTAATAATGTTTGTATTGCTCTACAAAAATCAGATCCAAGTTTATATAAAAACAATTTTAGTTTTTTAGGGAAAGTATTCTTTACACTTGGTTTTTTTCCAAGAGGAAAAGCAAAAGCACCAAAACATGTTAAACCACCAGAGGTTATTTTAAAAGAGGACCTTATTTCGCAAATGCAACAAGCTAAAACTAATGTTGACACTATTGCTAGTCTAGATAAAAATGCTTTTTTTAAACACCCACTTTTTGGAGATGTTAATACTACAAGAATTTATCGCTTTTTAGCACTACATACTAATCATCATTTAAAGATTATTGAGGATATTTTGAAGTAG
- the ahcY gene encoding adenosylhomocysteinase, whose amino-acid sequence MSNKTVAYVPNKVKDMSLAAWGRKEINLAEAEMPGLMSLREEYKNEQPLKGARIAGCLHMTIQTAVLIETLQALGAEVTWSSCNIFSTQDQAAAAIAEAGTAVYAWKDMTEEEFDWCIEQTLFFGEDRQPLNMILDDGGDLTNMVLDRYPELSAGIKGLSEETTTGVHRLYERVKNGTLTMPAINVNDSVTKSKFDNKYGCKESAVDAIRRATDIMLAGKRVTVCGYGDVGKGTAASFKGAGSIVTVTEIDPICALQAAMDGFEVKKLETVVGNSDIIITTTGNKDIVRAEHFEAMKDKVIVANIGHFDNEIQVGWLNEKHGHTKDTIKPQVDKYNINGKDIILLAEGRLVNLGCATGHPSFVMSNSFTNQTLAQIELWKNSAAYKNDVYMLPKYLDEKVAKLHLEKIGVELTELAEYQADYIGVKVEGPYKPEHYRY is encoded by the coding sequence ATGAGTAATAAAACAGTTGCTTACGTACCTAACAAGGTAAAAGATATGTCGCTTGCGGCTTGGGGAAGAAAAGAAATTAATTTAGCCGAAGCAGAGATGCCAGGTTTAATGAGTTTACGTGAAGAATACAAAAACGAGCAACCATTAAAAGGTGCGCGTATTGCTGGATGTTTACACATGACTATCCAAACTGCGGTTTTAATTGAAACCTTACAAGCTTTAGGAGCAGAAGTTACTTGGAGTTCTTGTAACATTTTCTCTACACAAGATCAAGCTGCTGCTGCAATTGCAGAGGCTGGAACTGCTGTTTACGCATGGAAAGACATGACAGAAGAAGAATTTGATTGGTGTATAGAACAAACACTTTTCTTTGGTGAAGACAGACAACCATTAAACATGATTCTTGATGATGGTGGAGATTTAACAAATATGGTTTTAGACCGTTACCCAGAATTATCTGCAGGTATTAAAGGTTTAAGTGAAGAAACAACAACTGGTGTTCACAGACTTTACGAGCGTGTAAAAAATGGAACATTAACAATGCCAGCAATTAACGTAAACGATTCTGTAACAAAATCGAAATTCGATAATAAATACGGTTGTAAAGAATCTGCAGTAGATGCAATTCGTCGTGCAACAGATATTATGTTAGCAGGAAAACGTGTAACCGTTTGTGGTTATGGTGATGTTGGTAAAGGTACAGCTGCCTCTTTTAAAGGTGCAGGAAGTATTGTTACTGTAACAGAAATCGATCCTATTTGTGCACTACAAGCTGCAATGGACGGTTTTGAAGTTAAAAAATTAGAAACTGTAGTTGGAAATAGTGATATCATTATTACTACAACAGGAAACAAAGATATTGTACGTGCTGAGCATTTTGAAGCAATGAAAGACAAAGTAATAGTTGCTAACATTGGGCATTTCGATAACGAAATCCAAGTAGGTTGGTTAAACGAAAAGCATGGTCATACTAAAGATACTATCAAGCCTCAGGTTGACAAATACAACATTAACGGAAAAGATATTATCCTACTTGCCGAAGGTCGTTTAGTAAACTTAGGTTGCGCAACAGGACACCCTAGTTTTGTAATGAGTAACTCATTTACAAACCAAACTTTAGCACAAATAGAACTTTGGAAAAACAGTGCAGCATACAAAAATGATGTATACATGTTACCAAAGTATTTAGACGAAAAAGTAGCAAAATTACACTTAGAAAAAATTGGTGTTGAGTTAACAGAACTTGCAGAATACCAAGCAGATTATATTGGCGTAAAGGTTGAAGGACCATACAAGCCAGAACATTACAGATACTAG
- a CDS encoding 4'-phosphopantetheinyl transferase superfamily protein, producing the protein MPLYKSISVNSQTTVKIWKIEESYDVLFSALDLKPESLTRVLGMKSELHQRGFLSVRHLLREFGYTDQDLYYDKNGKPHLKDGKHISITHSFTFSGVIVSDVEVGIDIEKQREKIGVIAKKFVNYEFQYLSEDQSDYIRRLTVIWGIKESLYKLFATPGMLFREHFLVIPFMIEDLETVCWIDYKMKKYRYNSYFLEFEGFTCAYVLE; encoded by the coding sequence ATGCCTCTTTATAAATCCATTAGTGTAAACTCACAAACTACTGTTAAAATCTGGAAGATTGAAGAATCTTATGATGTGCTATTTTCTGCATTAGACTTAAAACCAGAGAGTTTAACTCGTGTTCTAGGTATGAAAAGCGAACTGCATCAACGTGGTTTTTTAAGTGTACGACACCTTTTACGAGAATTTGGTTATACAGATCAAGACTTGTATTACGATAAAAACGGAAAGCCTCATTTAAAAGATGGTAAACACATTTCTATAACGCATAGCTTTACTTTCTCTGGTGTAATTGTTAGCGATGTTGAAGTGGGTATTGATATCGAAAAACAACGAGAGAAAATTGGAGTAATAGCTAAGAAATTTGTGAATTATGAATTTCAATATTTATCTGAAGACCAATCGGATTATATTAGAAGGTTAACTGTTATTTGGGGAATTAAAGAATCGCTTTATAAACTATTTGCTACACCAGGAATGTTGTTTAGAGAGCATTTTTTAGTGATTCCGTTTATGATAGAGGATCTTGAAACTGTATGTTGGATAGATTATAAGATGAAAAAATACAGGTACAATTCATACTTCTTAGAGTTTGAAGGTTTCACTTGTGCTTATGTTTTAGAATAA
- a CDS encoding geranylgeranylglyceryl/heptaprenylglyceryl phosphate synthase, with amino-acid sequence MKSILQHIKTSEKRNLAVLVDPDKFNLEKTSQFIDKVNNSIATHIFIGGSIVDENATETLISVIKPLTGLPIVLFPGDVIQVSEQADAILFLSLVSGRNPEYLIGQQVKSVSKLRNSNLEIIPTGYVLVDGKKETSTQKVTNTEPLTKLQEIVDTAKASELLGMQLIYLEAGSGAKQAVSSEIINAVKIEIKIPLIVGGGIRSKLAIEKAFNAGANVVVIGTAFEEDESFFEEIKR; translated from the coding sequence ATGAAATCTATTTTACAACATATAAAAACTTCAGAAAAGCGAAATCTTGCTGTTTTAGTAGATCCAGATAAATTCAATTTAGAAAAAACATCGCAATTTATAGATAAAGTCAATAATTCTATAGCTACACATATATTTATAGGTGGAAGTATTGTTGATGAAAATGCAACCGAAACATTGATTTCAGTAATTAAACCATTAACAGGTTTGCCTATTGTTTTATTCCCTGGAGACGTTATTCAAGTCTCAGAACAAGCAGATGCTATTTTGTTTTTGTCTTTAGTTTCTGGTAGAAACCCGGAATATTTAATAGGTCAGCAGGTAAAATCAGTTTCAAAATTAAGAAATAGTAATTTAGAAATTATACCTACAGGTTATGTTTTAGTTGATGGCAAAAAAGAAACATCAACTCAAAAGGTAACAAATACTGAGCCTTTAACTAAATTACAAGAGATTGTAGATACTGCTAAAGCTTCAGAATTATTAGGTATGCAACTTATTTATTTAGAAGCTGGAAGTGGAGCAAAACAAGCTGTTTCTTCAGAAATAATAAATGCTGTAAAAATAGAAATTAAGATTCCGTTAATTGTTGGTGGCGGAATTAGAAGTAAATTAGCAATAGAAAAGGCGTTTAATGCAGGTGCAAATGTTGTGGTTATTGGAACAGCTTTTGAGGAAGACGAATCGTTTTTTGAAGAGATAAAAAGATAA
- the pnuC gene encoding nicotinamide riboside transporter PnuC gives MNHIFDLLFNQYAQYETLDIVLEIVAVIFGFLSVWFSKQNNILVFPTGIISTLIFVYLLLKWELLGDMMINAYYFVMSIYGWYIWTSKVDATHVTPISRTTIKEKKISLGIFITTLLFVFIVYKIFNKWTTWMAYVDTLTTAIFFVGMWLMAKRKIENWIFWIIGDIISVPLYLYKGFSFTSFQYFGFTIIAVFGYLAWKKSIDSNQQIV, from the coding sequence ATGAACCACATTTTTGATTTACTCTTTAATCAATACGCTCAATATGAAACTCTAGATATTGTCTTAGAGATTGTAGCTGTTATTTTTGGTTTTTTATCGGTATGGTTTTCCAAACAAAATAACATTCTCGTGTTCCCAACAGGAATTATAAGTACACTTATTTTTGTCTATCTTCTATTAAAATGGGAGCTTTTAGGTGATATGATGATAAATGCTTACTATTTTGTAATGAGTATTTATGGTTGGTATATATGGACAAGCAAAGTAGATGCAACGCATGTAACACCAATATCAAGAACTACCATTAAAGAGAAAAAAATAAGTTTAGGAATTTTTATAACCACTTTGCTCTTTGTTTTTATTGTCTATAAAATTTTCAATAAATGGACAACTTGGATGGCTTATGTAGATACATTAACTACTGCGATTTTCTTTGTAGGAATGTGGTTAATGGCTAAACGTAAAATAGAAAATTGGATTTTTTGGATTATTGGCGATATAATTTCTGTTCCTTTATATTTGTATAAAGGATTCTCTTTTACAAGTTTTCAGTATTTTGGATTCACTATTATCGCAGTATTTGGTTATTTAGCATGGAAGAAAAGTATAGACAGCAATCAGCAAATTGTATAA
- a CDS encoding AAA family ATPase, whose product MEEKYRQQSANCIKVVLFGPESTGKTTLSRQLARYYNSVWVREYAREYLQDKWNNERKTCEPKDLLPIAEGQMLLENELAKKTDSVLICDTDLLETKVYSEAYYSGTCDPQLEKYAIENTYDLYFLTYIDTPWEADDLRDRPQEREAMFKVFEAALKKYNRPYVLLKGDEKERLETAAKHIDKLIKNRK is encoded by the coding sequence ATGGAAGAAAAGTATAGACAGCAATCAGCAAATTGTATAAAAGTAGTTTTGTTTGGCCCAGAATCCACAGGCAAAACAACATTATCTAGACAACTAGCACGTTATTATAATTCGGTTTGGGTACGTGAATATGCTCGCGAATACCTTCAAGATAAATGGAACAACGAACGCAAAACATGCGAGCCTAAAGATTTATTACCAATTGCTGAAGGACAAATGCTTCTAGAAAATGAATTAGCAAAAAAAACAGACTCAGTATTAATTTGCGACACAGATTTGTTGGAAACAAAAGTATATTCTGAAGCCTATTATTCTGGAACATGCGATCCACAGTTAGAAAAATATGCTATAGAAAACACCTACGATTTATACTTTTTAACGTATATTGATACGCCTTGGGAGGCTGACGATTTACGAGATAGGCCTCAAGAAAGAGAAGCTATGTTTAAAGTCTTTGAGGCGGCTTTAAAAAAGTATAACAGACCTTATGTTTTGTTAAAAGGAGATGAAAAAGAACGTCTCGAAACAGCAGCTAAACATATAGATAAATTAATTAAAAACAGAAAGTGA
- a CDS encoding DUF4301 family protein: protein MNFTETQITQIEAKGLTVEKVLKQIETFKSGLPLINLESAAILGHGIFSFSEEEKQEYATFYDNKKDDLNIVKFVPASGAATRMFKFLFEFLDTYKAKKDTINSYINKRKANELLVFGVGVEKLPFYNVVINETRKFVPNFDTLSTDLKALEFIKTMLNEDRLNYGFSPKGLLPFHKYKDHIATAFEEHLFEAALYASTKRKASVHFTISEIYKDVFNKEFKRIQDIVEYKTNSTFNITYSYQKEETDTIAVTTKNQPIENSDGTLHFRPSGHGALLSNLNDFEGDILFIKNIDNVVVYKYEKEVAKHKKVLAGILLKSQEQAFSYLKQLEKENLTEVQLLEIARFLRKKLNVIISHEFEKYSAKYQIEYLKNKLNRPIRVCGMVRNEGEPGGGPFWVKSESGTVSLQIVESAQVDKKNKHQKNILKNATHFNPVDLVCGIKNYKGETFDLYKFVDYKTAFITMKTKTGKDIKALESPGLWNGSMANWNTIFVEVPLVTFNPVKTVTDLLKATHQV, encoded by the coding sequence GTGAACTTCACTGAAACACAAATAACACAAATAGAAGCAAAAGGATTAACCGTTGAAAAAGTTTTAAAACAAATTGAAACTTTTAAATCAGGATTACCTTTAATTAATTTAGAATCTGCCGCTATTTTAGGTCATGGTATTTTTAGTTTTTCTGAAGAAGAAAAACAGGAATATGCTACGTTCTATGATAATAAAAAAGACGATCTAAATATTGTGAAATTTGTACCAGCCTCTGGTGCTGCAACTAGAATGTTTAAATTTTTATTTGAATTTTTGGACACATACAAAGCTAAAAAGGACACCATTAATAGCTACATAAATAAACGAAAAGCAAACGAATTATTAGTATTTGGTGTCGGTGTTGAAAAACTGCCTTTTTATAATGTTGTTATTAATGAAACTAGAAAATTTGTTCCAAATTTTGATACATTATCTACAGATTTAAAAGCTTTAGAGTTTATAAAAACAATGTTAAATGAAGACCGTTTAAACTATGGTTTTTCGCCTAAAGGGTTATTGCCATTTCATAAATATAAAGACCATATTGCTACTGCTTTCGAGGAGCATTTATTTGAAGCAGCACTATATGCGTCAACAAAAAGAAAAGCCAGTGTACATTTTACTATTTCAGAAATCTATAAAGACGTCTTTAATAAAGAGTTTAAGCGTATTCAAGACATTGTAGAGTATAAAACTAATTCAACATTTAATATTACCTATTCTTATCAAAAAGAAGAAACGGACACTATTGCTGTAACTACAAAAAACCAACCAATCGAGAATTCCGACGGAACATTGCATTTTAGACCATCTGGTCATGGTGCTTTATTATCTAATTTAAATGATTTTGAAGGAGATATTCTTTTCATAAAAAACATAGATAATGTAGTGGTTTATAAATACGAAAAAGAAGTTGCAAAACATAAAAAGGTGTTAGCTGGTATTTTGTTAAAATCGCAGGAGCAAGCTTTCTCTTATTTAAAACAATTAGAAAAAGAAAATCTAACGGAAGTTCAATTATTAGAGATAGCACGTTTTTTAAGAAAGAAATTAAATGTTATTATCTCTCATGAGTTCGAAAAATATTCTGCAAAATATCAAATAGAATATCTAAAAAATAAGCTTAATAGACCTATTCGTGTTTGTGGAATGGTTAGAAACGAAGGAGAACCTGGAGGAGGACCTTTTTGGGTAAAAAGTGAAAGCGGAACGGTTTCGTTACAGATTGTTGAGTCTGCTCAAGTAGATAAAAAGAATAAACATCAAAAAAATATTTTAAAAAATGCAACACATTTTAATCCAGTAGATTTAGTTTGTGGTATAAAAAATTATAAAGGTGAAACTTTTGATCTCTATAAGTTTGTAGACTATAAAACAGCATTTATTACTATGAAAACAAAAACTGGTAAAGATATTAAAGCACTTGAATCTCCTGGGCTTTGGAATGGTAGTATGGCAAATTGGAACACTATTTTTGTTGAAGTACCTCTTGTAACTTTTAATCCTGTGAAAACAGTAACAGATTTATTAAAGGCAACACATCAAGTATAA
- the arfB gene encoding alternative ribosome rescue aminoacyl-tRNA hydrolase ArfB, which produces MFSEEALIKEFKFKGIRSSGAGGQHVNKVSSKIELSFSIQESLVLNERQKEVILYKLSNRITKDGLLILQCGESRSQHRNKNIAIVRAIQLLKSTLYIKKRRIPTKTPRSVIIKRLKNKRANKERKVNRRKPDLD; this is translated from the coding sequence ATGTTTAGCGAAGAAGCACTTATTAAAGAATTCAAATTTAAAGGTATTAGGAGTTCTGGAGCAGGAGGACAACACGTAAATAAAGTGTCTTCAAAAATTGAATTGTCCTTTAGTATCCAAGAATCTTTAGTTTTAAATGAAAGACAAAAAGAAGTTATTCTTTATAAATTATCTAATAGAATAACTAAAGATGGCTTGCTAATACTACAATGTGGAGAAAGCCGAAGTCAACATCGAAACAAGAACATAGCTATTGTTAGAGCGATTCAATTGCTTAAATCGACTTTGTATATTAAAAAAAGACGTATTCCTACAAAAACACCAAGATCTGTAATTATTAAAAGGCTTAAAAATAAACGTGCAAACAAAGAGCGTAAAGTAAATAGACGCAAACCGGATTTAGATTAA
- a CDS encoding TonB-dependent receptor: MKFTVKKTTLFLAFAALSLNGFAQEIKQDSTKFETLDEVLIKSVRVDANSPITHSNVSKEELEKRNLGQDIPILLNYLPSVVTTSDAGAGVGYTGIRVRGISAQSTNITINGIPYNDSESLGTFWVNLGDFSSSVESLQLQRGVGTSTNGSGAFGASINVLTDAVTKDASGEISNSFGSYNTRKHTVKYSTGLLNNHFEISGRLSQINSDGYIDRATSDLKSYFLQGVYVDDNTQIKAVTFGGHEVTYQAWNGLEDLDILENDRTFNTSGQYTDANGNDRFYDNEVDNYKQDHYQLHWSEKINNNWSTNLGLNYTKGSGYFEQYKEGEDFSTYGFDEISIGGETIDETDVIRRRWLDNDFYVFNANVNYRDKALNLSTGLFYSSYHGDHFGEVIWSQYASNSEIRDHYYDSDGDKYDFSVFAKATYQLNSKLSLFGDLQYRSVNYDTSGISSDLVVFEVDKTYGFFNPKAGLSYNLNDKNNFYFSYARANREASRSDFESNPDIKPEQLNDFELGWRYKSENLIFNANTYYMLYNEQLVLTGAIDDVGSPIRNNSGNSSRLGLELEAVVKISDKFSVQPNLTFSSNKNDETIVSRNGELVSLGKTNISFSPEVIASNAFVFQPLNNLQLSLLSKYVGEQFMGNSDSDASKLESYFVNDFNVTYEIKTNKIFKSILLSGLVNNIFGEEYVSNGYYYTYDDTWSDPTATKTIEGAGFYPQATTNFLVGATLKF; encoded by the coding sequence ATGAAATTTACAGTAAAAAAAACAACTTTATTTTTAGCATTTGCTGCACTAAGTTTAAATGGTTTTGCGCAAGAAATTAAACAAGATTCAACAAAGTTTGAAACACTTGATGAAGTCTTAATCAAATCAGTTAGAGTAGATGCGAACTCTCCAATCACTCACTCTAACGTGTCTAAAGAAGAATTAGAAAAACGTAATTTAGGACAAGATATCCCTATTCTTTTAAACTATTTACCTTCAGTTGTAACCACAAGTGATGCAGGCGCAGGAGTAGGTTATACCGGAATTAGAGTTCGTGGAATAAGTGCGCAATCTACTAACATTACAATAAACGGTATTCCTTATAATGATTCAGAAAGTTTAGGAACATTTTGGGTAAACTTAGGCGATTTCTCTTCTTCGGTAGAGAGTTTACAACTGCAACGTGGTGTTGGAACCTCTACAAACGGTTCTGGTGCTTTTGGTGCAAGTATTAACGTGTTAACAGATGCGGTTACAAAAGATGCAAGTGGAGAAATTTCTAATAGTTTTGGTAGTTATAATACAAGAAAGCATACTGTAAAATATAGCACAGGATTGTTAAATAACCATTTTGAAATTTCTGGCCGTTTATCGCAAATAAATTCTGATGGTTATATAGATAGAGCAACTTCAGATTTAAAATCGTACTTCTTACAAGGTGTTTATGTAGATGATAATACGCAAATTAAAGCAGTCACTTTTGGAGGTCATGAAGTTACGTATCAAGCTTGGAATGGTTTAGAAGATTTAGATATTTTAGAAAACGATAGAACTTTTAATACTTCAGGTCAATATACAGATGCAAATGGAAATGATAGGTTTTATGATAATGAAGTTGATAATTATAAACAAGACCATTACCAATTACATTGGAGTGAAAAAATTAATAATAACTGGTCAACAAACTTAGGGTTAAACTATACAAAAGGTAGTGGCTATTTTGAGCAGTATAAAGAAGGCGAAGATTTTTCGACTTATGGTTTTGATGAAATAAGTATTGGAGGCGAAACTATAGATGAGACAGATGTTATTAGAAGACGTTGGTTAGATAATGATTTTTATGTGTTTAATGCTAATGTTAATTATAGAGATAAAGCTTTAAACCTAAGTACAGGTTTATTTTATAGCTCGTACCATGGAGATCATTTTGGTGAAGTAATTTGGTCGCAATATGCAAGTAATAGCGAAATTAGAGACCATTATTATGATAGTGATGGAGATAAGTATGATTTTAGTGTTTTTGCAAAAGCCACATACCAATTAAACAGTAAACTAAGCTTGTTTGGAGATTTGCAATATAGAAGTGTAAATTATGATACTAGTGGAATAAGTTCGGATTTAGTAGTGTTTGAGGTAGATAAAACTTATGGATTTTTTAATCCTAAAGCTGGATTATCTTATAATTTAAATGATAAAAATAATTTCTATTTCTCTTATGCGAGAGCTAATAGAGAAGCAAGTAGAAGCGATTTTGAAAGCAATCCAGATATTAAACCAGAACAACTTAATGATTTCGAATTAGGCTGGAGATATAAAAGCGAGAACCTAATTTTTAATGCAAACACTTATTATATGTTGTATAACGAGCAATTGGTTTTAACTGGTGCTATTGACGATGTTGGATCTCCAATTCGTAATAACTCTGGTAATAGTTCGCGTTTAGGATTGGAATTGGAAGCTGTAGTAAAGATTAGCGATAAGTTTTCTGTGCAGCCTAATTTAACTTTTAGTTCTAATAAAAACGATGAAACTATTGTTTCTAGAAATGGAGAACTTGTAAGCTTGGGTAAAACTAACATCTCATTTTCTCCAGAGGTTATAGCATCTAATGCTTTTGTTTTTCAGCCTTTAAATAATTTGCAATTGTCTCTTTTAAGCAAATATGTTGGAGAGCAATTTATGGGGAATTCAGATTCTGATGCGTCTAAATTAGAAAGTTATTTTGTAAATGATTTTAATGTGACTTACGAGATTAAAACCAATAAAATATTCAAGTCTATTTTATTATCTGGTTTGGTAAATAATATTTTTGGAGAAGAATACGTGTCTAATGGATATTATTATACTTACGATGATACTTGGTCCGATCCTACAGCTACAAAAACAATTGAAGGTGCTGGTTTTTATCCACAAGCAACTACAAACTTTCTTGTTGGTGCAACACTAAAATTCTAA